One segment of Prosthecobacter debontii DNA contains the following:
- a CDS encoding prephenate dehydratase yields the protein MSDPAHPSPIPSIACLGPEGSFSHLLTEKRFPTAQVQLKASIGEVFDFIASHPGALGIVPIENSSGGFIIDTVDRLVDERCQLHIMEELTLDVKLALLGKTGPEIQTIHSHAMPFFHCDEWLKLNYPHAKRVVEASTAKAAEKAATLAGAAAIGPRQNAVRHALEILHFPIAGEVPNITQFFLLGHQENPASTANNRTALVVELPDRPGSLCRFLTPLSEKAINMKRLESRPIRGQPNQYRFYIEIEGSPAEASVAAALDQTRADGAVIRSIGSYPAGRRFES from the coding sequence ATGAGTGACCCTGCGCACCCTTCCCCCATCCCTAGCATCGCTTGCCTCGGCCCCGAGGGCAGCTTCTCTCACTTGCTCACGGAGAAGCGATTTCCTACGGCTCAGGTGCAGCTGAAGGCCAGCATCGGGGAGGTGTTTGACTTCATCGCCAGCCATCCCGGGGCGCTGGGCATCGTGCCGATTGAAAACTCCTCCGGCGGGTTCATCATCGATACGGTGGACCGCCTCGTGGATGAGCGCTGCCAGCTCCACATCATGGAAGAGCTGACGCTGGATGTGAAACTGGCCCTGCTGGGAAAAACCGGCCCAGAGATCCAGACCATCCACTCCCACGCCATGCCGTTCTTCCACTGTGATGAATGGCTGAAGCTGAACTATCCGCATGCCAAGCGTGTGGTGGAGGCCAGCACAGCGAAGGCCGCTGAAAAAGCCGCCACGCTGGCAGGAGCCGCCGCCATCGGCCCACGGCAGAATGCGGTGCGTCATGCGCTGGAGATCCTGCACTTCCCCATCGCCGGCGAGGTACCCAACATCACCCAATTCTTCCTGCTCGGGCATCAGGAAAACCCAGCCTCCACGGCCAATAACCGCACGGCGCTGGTGGTGGAGTTGCCAGATCGCCCCGGCAGCCTCTGCCGCTTCCTCACGCCGTTGAGTGAAAAGGCCATCAACATGAAGCGCCTGGAGTCCCGCCCCATCCGCGGGCAACCTAACCAATACCGCTTTTACATCGAGATCGAGGGCTCCCCAGCTGAAGCCTCCGTGGCCGCAGCCCTGGATCAGACCCGGGCGGATGGTGCCGTGATCCGCAGCATCGGCTCCTACCCTGCCGGGCGGCGGTTTGAATCCTGA
- a CDS encoding nucleotidyltransferase family protein, with translation MQKAFVLGAGLGERLRPLTAQLPKPLIPVFHRPLITYSFDHLMQVGIKDFVVNTHHIPEAYAQAFPAGSYRGAAISFRNESPVRLETAGGIANVRDLLNEEPFIVYNGDILTDLPLDSLLKEHREKENLVTLVLRSFGPALHISYDVETGLVTDIRNKLGTGREGEYLFTGIYACQPEIHRWLTPGKVESVIPIFLRMIQEGARLGAVVVDDGQWWDLGSRAAYLAAHQALHEQGKATASAIHASAQVSPQAELRGLNVIGEGAVVEAGAALEDCILWPGATVAADAVLRQCIIRSGIRAEGVQMSTDM, from the coding sequence GTGCAAAAAGCTTTCGTTCTCGGTGCAGGTCTTGGGGAGCGGTTGCGGCCGCTGACGGCGCAACTGCCGAAGCCCCTTATTCCTGTTTTTCATCGCCCGCTTATCACCTACTCTTTTGATCACCTGATGCAGGTGGGCATCAAGGATTTTGTGGTGAATACGCATCACATCCCAGAGGCTTATGCACAGGCTTTCCCTGCGGGCAGTTATCGTGGTGCAGCCATCAGCTTTAGAAATGAAAGCCCTGTGCGTTTGGAGACCGCGGGAGGCATCGCCAATGTTAGGGATCTGCTCAATGAAGAACCCTTCATCGTGTATAATGGTGATATCTTGACGGACTTGCCCCTTGATTCGTTGTTAAAAGAACACAGGGAGAAGGAGAATCTCGTCACCCTGGTATTGCGGAGTTTCGGTCCTGCCTTGCACATTTCTTATGATGTGGAAACGGGCCTGGTTACCGACATCCGCAATAAACTTGGCACGGGTCGTGAGGGGGAATATCTCTTTACGGGTATCTATGCCTGCCAGCCGGAGATACACCGGTGGCTGACGCCGGGGAAGGTGGAATCTGTGATTCCTATCTTTCTGCGAATGATCCAAGAAGGGGCTCGTCTCGGGGCCGTTGTCGTGGATGATGGCCAGTGGTGGGATTTGGGCAGCCGGGCTGCTTACTTGGCAGCCCATCAAGCGCTGCATGAGCAGGGGAAAGCCACGGCATCGGCAATTCATGCCTCGGCACAAGTATCACCTCAGGCCGAACTCCGCGGACTCAATGTGATTGGGGAAGGTGCCGTGGTGGAGGCGGGTGCGGCTCTTGAGGACTGTATCCTTTGGCCTGGAGCCACTGTCGCCGCCGATGCGGTCTTACGTCAATGTATCATCCGCAGTGGCATCCGGGCAGAGGGAGTGCAGATGAGCACGGATATGTGA